ATGTTCTTTAACAAAAGACTGACTTTCGTTGGTTAAACCTTGTAGCCCTTGCGCACTATAAGAGAGTAAGGCTACCGGTACATCGAATGAATCTTGCGGTGCTAATTCCCACGTAAAATTATCGTCACTCAGACCAATTCCTACACGAACTTCGTTCAATTGATTTTGTTGCACAAATGCTTGGAAATTCCCACTATACATCAATTGTAATGCAATAGCATTTCCATAATCATCGGTTGCATTGTGGTCACATAAAATAATTGCAGGTGTTTGCGCATGACCGGAGGCTCCACGGTTTGACCCTATCGAAAACAAACCTTGTGTGACTGCTTGACGACGCACCGTTTTTTCACGCCCATATGCCCCTTGCAGTGTCATAACATCATACGGCTTAGCTGGCACATCCAGTAATGAACTCAGCACACGATGTAACACAATCGGTTGATTCGATTCATTGGTCACCCGTACAAATTGAACAATCGTATCCGTGTGTTCACTAACCGTATAGAAAATTTCATAACGAATATTTGCTACCTCATCTTTAAAAATTAGTTGCAAAGTATCTGAATCATCTAGTCCATAAGGATTCGGCAGCTGTACTGCTTGTTCATGCCCTTTGAAAACTTTATAATCGACTAATTTCAAATCTGTCCATTCATTTTGTTGATGTTGAATGCGAATGGCAGGTTGTCTAAAATCCCCCAAACCATGTTGACCAACTATATGGCGTTGCGTGTCATAACTATAAGTCCGATTCAATGGATTGCGATTGCCAGAAAATGCATGGTCACGTTCAAATAATTGGTTTGAAAAATGATAATTCTTCACTTTCCGTCCGAAATGCTTTAACGTTACAACACCCTCACGATTTTCTAAAATCATCGAGACTGACTTTCCATGTAAATAAAACAGATTATCACTATTAATGATTGCCATTCATCTACCCCCTTACTACACAATGAAAAATATTTTAAGCATTGATATTATTGCTTTCACAGCATTGTCTCTCACTAACAACGGCTTCATTATACCGAAAGAAAACGATTGCTTAAATGGATATATGCAATTAAAATATGGAAAAACGTAAGATAAATGGTAGAATAGATACGGATGCTCGCTCTGTTCACGAATCATCCACAGCAACGATAAAAGCATTATCGCTGTTTGTACGTTTTTGAGCATCCAACCCGATTCACGATATATTTCACGGAGGTCTCCTTGATATGCTACTTTATACAGAATATGAATCCAACTCAATCGATTTGACACTTGATTTTTGTGGCTATGAAAATTGCACACCCGGCTATAGTTTTGGCCCAGCGATTCGCGAAAACTATGTGCTTCACTATATCGACAAAGGTCACGGCTATTTCGAGCATCAAAACATTCGCTACCCTTTAAAACAAGGCGATTTATTTTTACTGCGCCCCAATGAATCGACCTTTTATTACGCGGACAGCAACAATCCGTGGTCCTATTATTGGATTGGTATGAATGGCACTAAGTTAAAAGATTTTATCAATTTGACCTTGCTGTCAGATATCCCTGTGTTAATAAATTCAACACAAACACCTACTGATTTAATCGGATTCGCTGTCAAATCAACCGTTTACCAAGCCAATACCATGCAAAGAACATTGATTAATGAATTACACATCTATAGTAAGCTCTATGATGTTCTCTACCAAATTGCTAAAATCGCACCAAGCCCACAGTCCAGCGCTTATAATGTACAATACAAACTCTATGCGCAAGCACAACACATTATGTCCACGCAATACTCGAAAGTCGATTTAACTATCAATGCTGTGGCGCAACAATTATCGATTACACGTAATTATTTAGCCGCCATTTTTAAACAATTTTCAGCATCATCACCAAAAGAATAT
The genomic region above belongs to Aerococcaceae bacterium zg-1292 and contains:
- a CDS encoding AraC family ligand binding domain-containing protein, which gives rise to MLLYTEYESNSIDLTLDFCGYENCTPGYSFGPAIRENYVLHYIDKGHGYFEHQNIRYPLKQGDLFLLRPNESTFYYADSNNPWSYYWIGMNGTKLKDFINLTLLSDIPVLINSTQTPTDLIGFAVKSTVYQANTMQRTLINELHIYSKLYDVLYQIAKIAPSPQSSAYNVQYKLYAQAQHIMSTQYSKVDLTINAVAQQLSITRNYLAAIFKQFSASSPKEYLLHIRMKRAKQLLETTNEPIQVIAFSVGYRDPLHFSKAFKQATCSSPKQYRQHIHNAD